In one window of uncultured Fusobacterium sp. DNA:
- a CDS encoding glycosyltransferase, whose product MTTDIVVLGLLFSEESLEFAYKDSKVGVQVAPHMFQKKMLEGIKNVSNVNVTLVNIPPVGSYPLKYKKMFLKDRIWEMNNIEVGYINIPFIKHLQQEKKIYSILADKVKRDKKKILHILIYSSYEPFLRAAIKIKERYKNVKICLLQTDAVPGINDMDRYMTFRNKIRGKKIIQLAKKIDSFVVLTKNLVEALEIGERPYSIVECICDPSQESLRKDKSENICLYTGTTMEEYNIKDIVDSFKLINNAQLWICGFGNMDNYIKDISNEYPNIRHFGMLKPDEVQILRDKCDFLINPRRPTGTYTKYSFPSKIAEYLMSGKPTILYKLEGIPDEYDEFLNYITGTTPEKIAIELNKIFSLNYSLLTKKAKKARIFVVENKNSFIQGKKIVETLKS is encoded by the coding sequence ATGACAACAGATATTGTTGTTTTAGGACTTTTATTTAGTGAAGAATCACTTGAGTTTGCTTATAAGGATTCAAAAGTAGGAGTTCAAGTAGCACCACATATGTTTCAAAAAAAAATGTTAGAAGGAATTAAAAATGTATCTAATGTAAATGTTACTTTAGTTAATATTCCTCCTGTAGGAAGCTATCCTTTGAAATATAAAAAAATGTTTTTAAAAGATAGAATATGGGAAATGAATAATATTGAAGTTGGATATATAAATATTCCGTTTATAAAGCATTTACAACAAGAAAAGAAAATATATTCTATTTTAGCAGATAAAGTTAAAAGAGATAAAAAGAAAATACTTCATATTTTAATTTATTCGTCATATGAACCTTTTCTTAGAGCAGCAATAAAAATAAAAGAGAGATATAAAAATGTAAAAATATGTTTGTTACAAACTGATGCAGTTCCAGGAATAAATGATATGGATAGGTATATGACTTTTAGAAATAAAATAAGAGGAAAAAAAATTATACAGCTTGCTAAAAAGATAGATAGTTTTGTTGTTTTGACAAAAAATTTAGTAGAAGCTCTTGAGATAGGAGAAAGACCATATTCTATAGTGGAATGTATTTGTGATCCTTCACAGGAGAGTTTAAGAAAAGATAAATCTGAAAATATTTGCTTATATACAGGAACAACAATGGAAGAATATAATATAAAGGATATAGTTGATTCTTTTAAACTTATAAATAATGCTCAATTATGGATTTGTGGATTTGGAAATATGGATAATTATATTAAGGATATTTCAAATGAGTATCCAAATATTAGGCATTTTGGGATGCTAAAACCAGATGAAGTACAAATTCTTAGAGATAAATGTGATTTTTTAATAAATCCAAGAAGACCTACAGGAACATATACTAAATATTCATTTCCTTCAAAAATAGCAGAGTATTTAATGTCTGGAAAGCCAACAATATTATACAAACTAGAGGGGATACCAGATGAATATGATGAGTTTTTAAATTATATTACAGGTACTACTCCTGAAAAAATAGCTATTGAATTAAACAAAATATTTTCTTTAAACTATTCATTACTTACTAAAAAAGCGAAAAAAGCAAGAATATTTGTAGTAGAAAATAAAAATTCTTTTATTCAAGGAAAAAAGATTGTAGAAACATTAAAGTCATAG